The DNA window TCTTGCAATGGCCGGTGGCACTTGCCTTGGTTTGGTTGCAAGGACTGTTGGAGATGACATTGTACCTCTTGTTATGCCATTCATTGAAGAGAACATTACAAAGCCTGATTGGAGGCAAAGAGAGGCCGCCACATATGCCTTTGGATCCATTTTGGAAGGTCCTTCACCTGATAAGCTAACACCCATTGTTAATGGTGCTCTAAACTTCATGCTTACTGCATTGACAAAGGATGCCAATAGCCATGTGAAGGACACTACAGCATGGACCCTTGGAAGAATATTTGAATTTCTTCATGGTTCAACTGTGGAGATGCCCATTATTACTCCAGCAAACTGCCAACAGATCATTACAGTTCTACTTCAGAGCATGAAGGATGCTCCAAATGTTGCTGAAAAAGCCTGTGGTGCTCTCTATTTTCTTGCCCAAGGTTATGGGGATGTGGCTGCATCATCTCCCTTGACCCCTTTTTTCCAGGAAATGGTGCAATCCCTTCTCACAGCGACCCACAGAGAAGATGCTGGTGAGTCACGGCTTAGGACTGCTGCATATGAGGCACTGAATGAAGTTGTGAGGTGTTCGACCGATGAAACAGTTCCCATGGTTTTGCAACTAGTTCCTGTCATTATGATGGAGCTCCACCAAACTCTTGAGGCTCAGAAGCTTTCATCTGATGAACGTGAGAAGCAGAGCGAGTTGCAAGGTCTTTTGTGTGGATGCTTACAGGTTATTATTCAGAAGCTAGGGTCCTCAGAGCCAACAAAGTATGCTTTTTCGCAGTATGCTGATCAGATCATGAGCCTTTTCCTCAGGGTTTTTGCATGTAGAAGTGCTACTGTGCATGAGGAAGCCATGCTTTCCATTGGAGCCCTTGCCTATGCAACTGGTCCCGACTTTGCCAAGTACATGCCTGAATTTTACAAGTACCTAGAAATGGGTCTTCAGAACTTTGAGGAGTACCAAGTCTGTGCTGTCACCGTAGGTGTTGTGGGTGATTTATGCAGAGCTTTGGAGGATAAGATCTTACCTTATTGTGATGGTATAATGACACAGCTTCTCAAGGATCTATCAAGTAATCAGCTACATCGTTCTGTAAAGCCACCAATATTTTCATGCTTTGGTGACATAGCCTTGGCAATAGGAGAGAATTTTGAGAAGTACTTGATGTATGCCATGCCTATGCTCCAGAGTGCTGCGGAGCTGTCAGCACGCGCAACTGGTGCTGATGACGAAATATTAGATTACACGAATCTTCTGAGAAATGGAATCCTGGAGGCTTATTCCGGCATATTTCAGGGATTCAAGAACTCACCTAAGACTCAGCTGCTGATACCCTATGCACCTCATATCCTCCAATTCCTGGATAGTATTTATATGGAGAAAGACATGTAAGTATTGCTTGGTtgcttctttttctctcttttgctCTATTTATGAAGGCCATCGATGTTCTGATTTTCGGGATgtacctttttcttctttccaaTTACAGGGATGATGTGGTAATGAAGACTGCTATTGGAGTTCTGGGAGATTTAGCGGATACTCTGGGCAGTAATGCTGGTTCTTTGATTCAACAATCAGTATCAAGCAAAGACTTTTTGATTGAATGCTTGTCATCAGATGACCATTTGATTAAGGAATCTGCTGAGTGGGCCCAGATGGCTATTAGCCGTGCCATTTCAGTTTAAAGTTGTGGGTACTTGgtacatactttttttttttcatgtcccTGCATGCATGTAGTTGTGTCGAGTCGGAATCCAAGATTGCATTCATGTGTCAAGTCATTGCCATTTTCTGACAATGGAAGAAATTTTCATCCAAGTTGTCAGATACATGTGCCAGCACCATTGGAGGGGTTATTTTGTTTTGCTGTAGAGGGGATGGGTCATGGTGATTGCCCAGGAGTTGAAGGCCTTTCACTCAGGAGTGGTTGCGATGTTACTGATGCTGTATATTGGGGTTGGAAGGGAATTTTCTTTGTAACTAGCTGAAGAAAGCAAGGCTCCTGGTTTTTGTCTTTGCTTGTGGATCTGACCTTGGTACTCTAACAAGAAATACCGAGGCCCTGATGTATCCTGTCTGCTTCAAGGGTTTTCATGGTCAGCATGTACATGTCCCAAGTTTTGGTAGTCTTGATACTTAGCCATAGctccttttgattttttttttttcacaaatatatatatagatatatatatttttggtcGGTCAGTCCGTGTCTGTCATATCAGCTGGATCTGTTTTATAGTTGAattgcattgcatctcattCATTTCTTTTGAATGACTTATTGTGGGTTTAGCTCATTGGCATTCCATAAGATTTCcttcatatgtttttttaaatctCTTATATAAGAATTTTGCATTTTTGAAAAGCTAGTATTGGAAAAATACCGTTCAACCGTGATTGCATTTATCATTTCCTGTTTACAAGTTTTTTTATTCACTTGGCTTTTAAAAGGACTGCTCTGTTGTTCATGAAATTGTATAATCGTGGTCTTTGAAGAACATGATGTTGAATGTCAACAATTTCGATGACATTTTAAGTTGGGAGTCACttgttttttcaagtttttagGCGCCGTACATTATATTGCTACATCCCTACATGCATATATGTTCTTTTGTTATTGGTGAGGTTTAGCCTGTGTTTTGTTTGTGTTCTAACATGGTATAAGTAATCAATCAAAAACCAACTTATCATTCCAAATCTTTAGATTTACTTGTGGTAAAACATTTGTAGAAATTTATTAGgtcttcttatttatttctatGGTGGGAGTTGAACCTACAAGGACTAGCAGATGGTTACCTCTTTATGAGCAATGAGTAGTGTGTTACAGTGTTGAAATAATAGTCGAGTACTAACAAATATTATACTTGTGAAATGAGAAAAACATGTCAAATATATATTGGTGTCTTACCCGTTTTTATACTTGGACATTTCTTCTCTCTTTGTTGCGATTTTATTTTGAACTTAAAGAATTTGACCAAGATTTTATGACAAAAGCTTTTGAGTATATAGTTGAAAAATGATGGTCAAAGAAGATGTTTAGCttttcatataataaaataaagatatataaCGTATCAATCTTCCCATTCGTCATTAAGATGAGTATGATTAACTCTGTTTAATTAGTAATCCAACATTAAGGGAGTGTCTggtagaaagaaaaatatttttcaattcttctttattaaaatttttgaaacaaaattcttaaatttaagttttataatgGTGTTCTACGTTGATTGTCTCTCCATAGTTTCATAGTGCACTTCCACTTCCCTTGTGTCTTTTACCTAATTTCAACCCTcccaaaaggaaaagaataagttttctttttatttatttatttcatttgtagGTCACGGCCCATCTCCTGTCACAAGCAAGGGCCCTTGATCACTTCGTAATGAACACATGAAATATGCTCCCGTTACAATTTATatgaaaacaaattttaaaaattctttttaatcgaaatcttttatgtttgttaaattgttaattgttgtgatttatattactttttacatagtttttaaatgtataatttttatttcaaaaaaaactttaagtttctatatttgaatttacgaattaaaatgtttgaatctcgaaatttaaCCGTGTCACGTAAATTAGGAGTGAGTATTTTTCTTTACCATTGAAGAAAGAAAGACAAAGTGTGATTGGTTTTGTAGAAAGTAGTTGCTTTGCTTTGTAttattaactctttttttttcctcttcagTTTCCTCTACACTAACAACAAACATGAAGATTTCTTTCTCAAGTAGTAGAATAAGCATATCCAAACTTTTGGACTGTATTGAtcgaactcttcaaaaatgttgttaTACCTATGTTGGATACCCGTCCTTTTCTAGATGGATGAATCCACCATATGAGCTATTGTTATAGGCCAAGGAAGTGGAAAACAAATTTAGTTCTCAAAAAGTTGATGTACATGTACAc is part of the Solanum stenotomum isolate F172 chromosome 8, ASM1918654v1, whole genome shotgun sequence genome and encodes:
- the LOC125872169 gene encoding importin subunit beta-1-like, with the protein product MEVTQVLLNAQSVDSTVRKHAEETLKQFQEQNLPGFLLSLSGELASEEKPVDSRKLAGLILKNALDAKEQHRKYELVQRWLSLDVAVKTQIKTCLLQTLSSPAPDARSTASQVIAKVAGIELPQKQWPELIGSLLSNQQLPAHIKQATLETLGYLCEEVSPDVMEQDQVNKILTAVIQGMNAEEKNNDVRLAATRALYNALGFAQANFTNDMERDFIMRVVCQATLSPEVKIRQAAFECLVSISSTYYEKLAPYIQDIFSITAKAVREDEEPVALQAIEFWSSICDEEIDILEDYGGDFTADSDVPCYNFIKQALPALVPMLLETLLKQEEDQDQDEVAWNLAMAGGTCLGLVARTVGDDIVPLVMPFIEENITKPDWRQREAATYAFGSILEGPSPDKLTPIVNGALNFMLTALTKDANSHVKDTTAWTLGRIFEFLHGSTVEMPIITPANCQQIITVLLQSMKDAPNVAEKACGALYFLAQGYGDVAASSPLTPFFQEMVQSLLTATHREDAGESRLRTAAYEALNEVVRCSTDETVPMVLQLVPVIMMELHQTLEAQKLSSDEREKQSELQGLLCGCLQVIIQKLGSSEPTKYAFSQYADQIMSLFLRVFACRSATVHEEAMLSIGALAYATGPDFAKYMPEFYKYLEMGLQNFEEYQVCAVTVGVVGDLCRALEDKILPYCDGIMTQLLKDLSSNQLHRSVKPPIFSCFGDIALAIGENFEKYLMYAMPMLQSAAELSARATGADDEILDYTNLLRNGILEAYSGIFQGFKNSPKTQLLIPYAPHILQFLDSIYMEKDMDDVVMKTAIGVLGDLADTLGSNAGSLIQQSVSSKDFLIECLSSDDHLIKESAEWAQMAISRAISV